The genomic window AAATTTTCAATTCAGCCTGTTGGAGTTCAACGAGTTACAACGCTAACATGACATTAAGTCTTGACAGGTAAATGAGAAATTATCCATAAGATGAGTAGGAAGATTAAGTAAATTGCCCCAACCAGCCCAAACTCAATCAGAGGAATATAGGTTACTTCGTAAATTCTGCCCAAGCCGCGTTCAGTCAGTCCATAAACGGCCAGTACACTCACTAAAAAGGCTCCGTAGATAGTACGTTTAGTTGAGATACCCACAGGTAGACCGTGGAGCTGAGTAAGCACCAGAATGCCAAGAAAACCAAAGAGAAATGTTGACCACTTGCTTTGTCCTAGCATCAACGATACAACAACACTATGTAAAACCACCGTAATTTCCAAAGTAAATGTCCACCAACGGTTTACATGGGTGCGGTTAAAGATCAATGATGATTGGAGCAGAAGCAAGAACATATAGAGAAAACCAATTAAGTGCCCCAAAGTCGCTTCCATTGGATGATACCAGAAGGTGTAGATAGCGGCAAAGGAGAAAAAGTAGCCGTGGTACAACTTGATAATTTGCAAAAACTGTTGATGGAATGGAACAGAATTGCCGAAAAACAAACCGCGTCGAGGCGTTTCTAAAATCAGTACGAAGACCAGTAGGAGTACAACCGCACCTTGGGAAGTCCAAATTGAAGTATCTTGAGCTAGAGCATCGTACCAAATATAGGTCTGGAGAAAGTGTAAAGCGATGAATGCACCATTAATGGCAAGCATAAGGTAATTAATCGGGTGCAACGCTGATTTGTATTTTAACTGCGATCGCTGCGCCCACAAGATACACGCCCAGATGCTAAACTGATGCCCAAGATACATGCCCCAAGCTGTCGCTCGACTCCAAAAGGTCGGATTGGGAAGCTTCCAGTAGTACCAGTTTAATCCTTGGTCAGGAAGTTTGGTGATGCTTGCAGGAATGCTCCCACCGATCCAAATTGCGTAGGTGAGAAGGATGCTTACAAAGATGCCTAAAAACAATACTCGGCGACCTGTCATACTAATTTTATATTTTATATTTCAGATTTTAGATTTGGGATTAAAAGTCTTTAGTACAAGGCTGTTCAAAAAATTATTAAGCTTGGTTATCAAAGCCTTCTGAATCCTGAATCCTTACCTTTTTACTTTGAAATCAGGATTTTCAGGCTACACGTTCTGTCTTTGATTCAGATGCGTTTTTAGTCACTCGCAAACTAAGAGTCAAAGCTACCAGCACTACTAAAGATCCACTCAAAAAAGGAGTAGAACTCCCAAATTTCATAAAACTAGCCCCTGCCCACGTTGGCCCACCAACGCGTGCCAACGCAGAGCAAGAACTGGCAATTCCTAATATTTGTCCTTGTTCTTCTGGGGGGGTCATCTGGGAAATCAAGCTGTTCAATATTGGTTGACTGACACTAATTCCCCATGCTACGAGCGTGGTGGACACCAACAATAAAGTTAAGCTTTGTGAGAATCCAATTAGCAGCAATCCTAAACCTAACCCTAATATCCCCAAAATAAGTAACTTTATTTCACCCAAGTGTTTCTTGAGGAATCCGATGAGTCCTCCTTGAATGATTGTGCTGACAATCCCCATGAAGGCAAAAAGATAACTAGTTTGTTGAGGACCCCAGTTTAATTGCTGCTTAGACCATAAAGCCAATGTAGAGTCCATAGCCGCAACAGCAAAGGTTACTAAAAAGTAGATGCCAACAAGCATACAGAACTGGGGACGCTGTAACAGATGTAGCAAGTTCAGCCGTTGCTGACGGTAGCGATAAGCTTTGATTTTGGCTTTAGTCTCAGAATTTAGAGATTCTGGAAGTAACATCAAAGCACAAAGCAATGCCAATAAAGATAATCCGGCTGCGAACAACGACGGTAGATGGAAGTTAGCGTTGTCCGCATCAGACCCAATCAAAAGACCTCCAATCGCTGGGCCAAGAATGAAGCCAAGACCAAAAGCTGCTCCGATTATGCCCATGCCACGAGCTCGATTAATTGGCGTGGTAATATCTGCTATGTACGCTTGAGCAGTAGCAATATTCCCTGCCATAATCCCGGCAAGACTACGAGCAATAAACAAAATCCATAATGAGTTGGCAAAGCCTAACCCAGCGTATGCAATTACAGAACCTAATAAAGTAAATAATAAAATCGGACGACGACCGTAGCGATCGCTAAAACTACCCCATAATGGTGCAAATAAGAACTGCATTAAAGAATAAATAGCTATAAGTAGAGTCGCTTCATTAGGTTTTGCTCCGAATTGTTCAGCATACAAAGGTAGTATCGGCAGGATAATTCCGAAGCCGAGCAAGTCTATAAATACAGTTAAAAATAAGACGAATATAGCCCTGCTATTATTTGTACTCTCCATAAGTGCAATTCCCTTTTCTAAAAAATATGTGTAACTTAGATTAATTTTATGGACATTAGGGAACACTTAATAATAGACTTCTTGCATAAGTCGGATTCTGCCACGTAATTGCAATGTTTTGAGCCTGTGTTTTGACATTTATGCAAGAAGTCTGTAATCAGTTCAAACAAAATGCATTAATTTGAGTGTGGTTGAGCAAAATAGCGTGGAACAAACCCATTATAAAAATCAAGCCAATAATACTACTAATGAAAGCAACTATGAACTCGTGCTTCCGTATAGCTTTTTGGATCTTAGCGTCTATGATATTTTCTAATTCTTTGTATGGCATTGACTTTAATTTGGTTAAATATAAGAATTATGTGGAACTTACGTCTGACAGAAGTTTGAGTATGTCCGAAACCTCGAACTTATTCAATGAAAGCTATTTCTTCAACGCTGTGGGAGTGTCAAAATAATTCGTAATTGATAATGACGCTTGCGGACTCGCTACCGCGACCCTAACGTAATTCGTAATTACAATTAGTGTTAGGCGATTTCCGGAAAATAAATTACCCGATAGACCGATTGAGTCAGTTCTGATTCTCTACTGGGAAAAGGACTGTTCTAACTGGCCTGGTAATTTCTTATTCAGAAATGTCCTTAGTTCTGGACTGATCACTGATAGCGACACGAAAAAGGCAGTTCGCTTACCCCAACGGGAAAGCAAGCTAGCAAGAGCGTCTCGTAGAGAGCGTCTTGCAGAACACCCAATCAGAGATTTTGGTCTGGGCTGCTGTACACTCTTCAATTACAAATTAGTAATTATTTGGCCAAGTACGTTGGCGTAGTTTCAAAACAGCACCTGAAATACCAAAAGCTAATATCGCCAAGGTATAAGTTGGTTCGGGAACTGCAAGAATACTTAACTGATTAATGGCCAAGGCGTATTGTGGCTCAGAACTGCTAAAAACGAGTCGCGAGATGTTTGGAGTGTCACTACGAATCCCCAAGAACACTGCCGAATTATCTAATGCTAATGACGAAGTACTTAGAGCGGAGAAACTACCCAACAGGTTATTGGTACTATCAAAAGCGGTGATAAAAGTTTCAACTTCCAAATTACTAATGTCTACTGCTATCTGAGCACCAGCACCAAAAACTGGCTGGGCAAAACTAATGCTAAAAGGCCCTCCATTCCCCTGAGTCCGAGGATCAGGAGCACCAGGAGGAAGAGGTTGAAAACCTGTTGGATCTATACCTCCAAAGAGAACAAAATCTCCTTGAGCGAAGTTAGTCCGAATGCCAGGTGGAGGTAAAGTTTGAAAGACAAACGGTGGAGTAATCTGAGGTTTATTAGTTAGAGCTATATTTATATCTAACCCCAAACCACCTTGTGATCTTGCTAAAAAAGAGTTAGGTAAAAAAGTAGAAAAGTCAGGAGCGGAGGGATTGAATACTTTACCTAAACTTCCCCAATCGACTTGATCATTGCTTCCCAAAACAGCGCGTTCAGTTACTAAAAATGTAGCTGCTTTAACTGGTAATGGAAGAACCGTTATTATAGCTGTGATTGCTGATAGATATTTGACAGATAACTTAAATAATTGATTGCTCGTAAATGCCACAAGGCTTCCTCCTTAATTTTTTAGAAAAATATCATCAAAATGCAATAATTTAACACCCAGGATGAGGCAATGCATTGCTCTGGTCGAGATAGTTGTTCGCGTAACATCTTTGACAGGAGAAGCGACTACTATGTTCAATGGTTATGTTGCCAAAACTTCTTGAGGGCTAGGTGGTGAGAGTTGACACAATTCATACTTTTACCAGCCTAATCCCATTTTTACAACACAACTTTTACCCTGAGGTACAAAGACAATTGCTCGTGTATGTATCACTGACCAGGAAAGTTATTAGCAGAGATAGTTTCAGCTTACAGGTCAGCGGTGGCAGATACCCCAGGCAAAAATTGGGACACATCTAAGTAGTAGTGCAAAATTAAATATACATTTGTCATTGTGAATGAATTGAATTGAAATAAAGGAATCGCAAGGGTTTGGGATTGCTTCGTTACATTAATAGACATAATAATATATACCTTTGTAGTTTTACGGTTCAAATATATTTGAACGTTGTAATATTTGCATATTACAACGTTCCGAATTATAAAATTCTGATGAAATCTACCTAAATATAATTAATCTTATTTTATATATGTGGTGAAAGAAAAATGCATAAAAATTTAGGTTTCTCAAAAATTCGTTATTGTGTCGGAAATATTGAGAACCAATAAAATTGTGATCTATGCACTATACAAAATCATCGTCTTATGTATTAACGTAAATAGGTTGTTTCAGCCTTTTGCTAATCACCTTTTATTAGTTGCATAGATGTAGCCCAACCCAGGCATGGCTAAAAGGTAATTGAAAAATTGAGCTAGAAGCCTTGAAAACCACATCTGCTATTTTGGCTTCTGTGTCAATGCGTCAGCGAGAGGCAGTTCTTGGCAGGGGTGAGGCAGAACAGCGCTCAAATATCAGAAGATTTCGCCCCTAATGGCGGCGGCTCGTACCGAAAATCCTTTTTCTCGCTTGCCTCTTTTTGTCAAGTGGCGTCCCCAACAAGATGAATCAAGTCTCTTAATCCTGGGCGCTACCTGTTGACATCTATATTTATACGGCTTATTATTTATTAGGCATTTGTACTTAATTTTTTAGAGCGATCGCTTGTCTTCTCTAGCAGAGGTTGCGCCCTAAGCGTACCCCTGCGGGGAAGCAAGCTACGCGTAGCGTCTGGTAGAGAATCTATGCCGCAGGCTTTACGACACACTGCGCGTAGCAAAATCCCCAAAGGGTTACGCCAACTTCTTCTGGTGCAGCGATCGCACCCAGATCGAAATTGTCTATCTCTCAGCCTAGTTTACATAATTTCGGATACATTAACCGCAAATGCGCTGATACTTTATTTTGCCCTCTTCATAAATTCCGCAAAAACACCGTTACGCTATTTGTACTTGTGATCAAAACTTAGAGCATCCAGTTTATTAGGGCGTGTTTATGACCAACCCTGTAACGACGGTTATCCAAGTCAATCTGGAGATGGCTCTAGAAGTAGCTCAAGAGTTGGAGCTTGCTCCACACACTGAACTCAGTACTTATTGTTTAGAGATTTTACAGGAGATAGGATGTCCTAGTACTGAACTCCCAGTTAACTTACAAACTCGCGATCAGCAGCTAAACTTTATCACAGGCTTTGCATCTTATGCATTTGGGGAGGTACAAAGTGTACAAAGCATTAATTGAAGATATCTTCCATGATCCAGAAAAAGCAGAAGAAACTACTTTTCCCGCTACAGATAAAGATTTGTTAATTTTGACCGAAAAATTTTTAGGGTTTGAAATTCCTTCAAAGGTTTTCTTGCAAGCTATAGCCATTGCTGATTACGACGGTGCCGCTGCTTTTCGCTACGTTGATAATTATTTGACTACCCTCAAAAATAAGAATAAACGTAAGCATAAGAAATTACTTGTGTTAGGAGCTTCGACTCGGTTTGACAATAATTGACGTGCTTCTTCACGAGCTAACCCTGAACCAATACGATTTAGATAAGATAATTTGTACAACTGAAATAGAGACGTTGCAATCCAACGTCTCTACACACATTTGTCCCACACCGACAAGAAAGAACAATTAGAATTTATCTAGAAGCTAGTGGTGGGATCTTTATTAGACTAAGCATTTTTATGTGTGTGCTAATTACGAATTAATATTACTCTCTCCTCAAACAAACTTGTTCATAGCTTTTACCAGCGATATCCCAAGTGAATTCTGTTTCTACCAGTTGTCTGCCGTTGTGAGACAATTGCGATCGCAGATGTGGATGATCAAATAGTTGACTAATAGCGGTGACATACTCTGTCGGTTTATTCGCTCGTAATGCCCGTAAAGAATCACTAGCAACATCTACGGCTAATCCTTCTAAGCCGCGATCGCTTGCCACTATGGGTACACCAGCTGCCATTGCCTCTAAAGTTTTATTTTTAATCCCAAACCCAGTTCGCATGGGTACAACGCAGATGGTGGCTTGATGTAAATATTCTACCATCGAAGGTACACGCCCAATCACATTAATTCCTAGTTTTTGATCAAGTTCTAAAACTTCTGGGACTGGATGAGAACCGACAATATCGAAAGTTGTATCAGGATAAAGTTTTTGGATTTCGGGCAAGACTTCGTTGCTGAAAAAGCAGACAGCATCAATGTTTGCCAAATTATCCATTGCACCGATAAAAATTAAGCGATGTCCTCCTGGATCGGTGGTACGGTTCGGGAAAGAAACTAAATCTACGCCATTGGGAATAACTGTGATTTCACTATTGGGATTAAGCTCTTGTAGTTGAATTTTATCTTCTTCTGTTGTCACTACAATTGCCGAAAATTTAGCACAGTAGCTTTGCTCATAACGACGCAAAAGTGGCAAATTAATTTTGTCTCTGAGGGAATTTTCCGAAATACCCGTTGCTAATTGGTTGCGACAAGTTGCGTAAACAGAACTATGAACATTAACTATAGTTTTTAGCTGTTTCTGAAAATGCGATGGTACATAAATTTCATTGACGCTATGTTCGCAGGTAATCACATCACATTTTCCCGCTTCCACCCAGTTATCAACCCACGTTTGCATCTCAATTGAGTAGCGATTGAGTACGCTTGGCGGTGTCCCTTGTTGCAAAAATCTGCCAAATCGCTGTATTTTATTGAATATTCCGGTGGTTCCAGAATCTGGCGGACGTTCAAAAACGGCTAGATAATCCACACAATCGCGTAATCCTGCTACTTCTGCGTCTGTCACATCGCCTTCGCGTTGAGTTGCGAGGGTAACAGTATGGCGTTGACTCAGGTATTTAAGTAAATTAAATGTCCTTACTTGAGTTCCCCCGCGCGTTGGTGGGTAGGGAAAGGTGGAAGATAGCATTAAAATGTTCATAAAAGTGATGAATCAAATGTGATACATACACCATGACCTCATAGGAGGCTATATGTCACGTCGCTTTTCTACCAGACGCGCAAGGGACGCTCCGCATTCACGCATTACAATCCCCATAAATAAATTTAGCGTCAAATCTAAGCCGAACGCGAGTGCCGTAGAGCGGCTTTTGACGATCGCGGACTTGTTGGCGCAGCCTCTGGTATTGAGGCTGCGCTATCGGATCAGAACTTTTCATTTTGATCACAAATTTGTATGTAGATGAGTACTGGTGATTTTAGGTTTGAGGGAAATTTCAGATGTTGAGCGACACCACCCACCAAATCGCCGACAAGACGATTCATGATCAGGGAAAATGATTTGCAATGTCCCCTTCTGAAAGTTCCGTCGGCATAGGTGGAATCCGGGCGATCGCTCCGGCTCTGAGAAGTTCCGGGCGCTTGGCGTAAGGGAGTAAACCATCCGGCTTGGCGTGATACTGACTAGCACACTCAAGTACAGCAGTTGCTGTCTTCTCTACACGTTCAGCATCAGCAGCTAGATCGCCGAATAAGTAGGTGTGTTTGTTAAAACAGACGAAAGCAATTGCACAAGCCTGCTCACAAACACCCATACATTCAACAGGTTGAATCGAAAACTCGTCTTGCAACACCCAGTCATGATATAGGGTTTGTAATTTCTCTAGCAGCAGTTCACCGTCGCTTTTAGCAACATACTGTTTTGTCTGATGACTACTTCCACAAATTGTGCAGACGAATATAATGTGTTGATGATTCATGTGTCTATAAAAATTCATGTCGAACATTCAATGGTATCCGACATGGATTTTAGGCAATCAGCCTGTTTAGTCATTGGGCGAAGAAACTAAGTACAGCATTTCATTAATTCGTAGCGAATTAAATTTAGCAATACCCTGCAATGCCAATGCGTCGGGATACATTGTTAATGCGTCAGGATGCATTGTTAATGCATCGGGATACATTGTTAATGCGTTGGCTGCATTCTTAATGCATCGGGATGCATTGTTTATGCGTCGAGATGCATTGTTTATGCATCGGCCGCCTCGTTAATGCATCTCAATGCAATGCCAATGTATTCCCCTGCATTAAAAACGCTACGCTTTTACGCAAAACTGTTTGATATAGCAATAACGCCCTTTGACATTGACTAAGAAACGCTACGCTTCCAAGTCATCCCACTACGTGGAGTCTGCCGCTGTCGCAGCCACAGTCCCAGCAGCAAACCAATTACCACAATTGCGGTGAAGTAAGTCAGCGAAATCAACCGGACAGACATTGGCGGAGCGACGCCTTCGACTGGAATATTCTCTGCAACTTGGAATGGCTGAAATTGCCGGGTTGCGTTTGCAAGCGGTGCAACCTCGACAACAATACTATGGGGGGCACCGTCAAAGAATTCCTGCTCCCACGCCAATTTTCCGTTGGTGTCTGGAGTCCCCTGATAAGCAAACGCCACCCAATTATTTTCGAGTTGGGTAGTTGTTACCTTCAACACTACATCTGTCACAGGTTGACTGGTTGTGGGATCACTGACGCTGACCTGCAATTTGGCAGGTTGACCCACCGTTGCACTCTGGTCACCCGATAGTTGCATATAAAGTCCTTGAGACTGCAATTTGGCGGGCTTACCAGAGGGCGGAACTTCTTCTCCCATGCCTGGCATCGACATACTATGGTGCGATTTGGCAAGTTCAGCGCTGATGTTGACCCAGAGGAGTGCAGCGATCGCTACCACAATTAATCCACTCAACAACAATCGTACCCGTTGCGGGGCAATTTCTCCCGGTTGAATCGCTTGTCTGCCCCCAATCACCCAACCTCCTAATAGTCCAACTGCCAGCAAAATCACAACCAGGATGCCAAAGTAGCGATACTTTAAGGGATTTTCAGGCAACGTCAGCGTCAGCTTTTGCTGAATCGGCTCAAACGCATTGGCAACGAGCGGAGTAACTGCTACCTGGAGTTGATACGTTCCCCGGATCGGCAGGGTTTGTTGAACCTGCAACTGACCTGTTGGTGCATTGCCCTCAATGTCCAGCAACTTTGTCCCCTCGACGATCGGAAAATCTGTTGTGAACCAGGGGTTTTTAGGATTGGTAAACAATTGCAAGTGGATTTTGGCATCCTTTAAAGATTGCCCTTGAGCATCTACGGCTTGCAGCATCAGCTGCACTGGCGGATTGTAGTGCCCCGATCCCAACACTGTGGTGGCTTCAGCCTCAAGGGGTCGAACCTGATTAATCGGTGGATTAGTTGTTAGCCGCACCGATGGTTGAGGGGATTGGGCAAGTCCGATCCAACCATACAGGACGATTCCGATCATGCAAATCGCACCGATCAGCTTAGACCACTTGAGTTTTTTCATTTGATTTCTTCACTCCTGCTAATCATTGACTCAATCAACTAATGGCAACTGACCATCAGTGTGTGGTGACGCAGAGAATGAGTCGTGTCATGGATCGCAGGGGATGTAGTGAAATAAATTGTCCACAGAGTCAAAGAACACAGTGCGACATAGAGCGCTGATTGTACAGGTACTGATAGCACCCGACCGGCAACTTGTTGCTGAACTGAACTAGAAGATTGAACCGTCATTTTGTACCTCGCAGATCAGACGATATTAATTGATTCGGCAGGCATTCTGACTTCTCCAGTCAGCAGTGAGCAGTAAACAGTAAATAACTGAAAACAGATGACTGATAGCTGAAGTTTACAGTTGCGGGACAGCGGTAGAGTTTCACTACACTTTCCCTGTTTTTCTAACGGGGTAGCACCCGTCAGAACCGATTCGTGGAGTTAGCATACACGAACATGTAATATCTTACAAGAGTTTATAACAAATATTTCAGTAAATCGAAAACTTTTTTTCTCAAAAGCGTAATGGTATTAGAAAGCTGCGACAGCTGCCTCAGCTACAGCTTGATCCTGTTCACCGCTACCACCACTTACTCCGATCGCACCAACTATCTGCTCATCACGTTGAAGTGGTATACCCCCGGCAAAGATCATGATTCTTCCTCCATTTGAGGCGTGAATACCATAAAATTGTTTTCCTGGTTGAGCATCCTCAGCAAGGGATTTGGTAGAGAGATCAAACGCACGAGCAGTAAATGCTTTGTTAATTGAGATATCGATACTTCCGATCCACGCACCATCCATCCGAATATGAGCAACAAGATTCCCGCCAGCATCAACAACCGCAAGATTCATTGGTTGTCCGATTGCACGAGCCTTCGCTTCTCCAGCCGCTAGTATTCGTCGTGCGTCATCCAAAGATACAGAAGGTTTGTCAGAAGTCATGGTAATTCTTTCAATCGGAGAAATGTGTGCGTTGAGGTGCGTGTCATCAATAAAGGATATCATGAGCAGAAATTCTCGGTGTACCCCTTGAAGACCGGGAAGACTTCAAGCGCTCCTTAGGAACGTGGATTAAATAAAATGCAAAACTTCATCCTGTATCTAGCTTCCCTCTCCAATATATCGGAGAGGGATTGAGGGTGAGGTAAGTCAGGGACATAAATTGTATGTTATTTAATTCTTATTCCTTAGACGGGA from Nostoc sp. UHCC 0926 includes these protein-coding regions:
- a CDS encoding MFS transporter: MESTNNSRAIFVLFLTVFIDLLGFGIILPILPLYAEQFGAKPNEATLLIAIYSLMQFLFAPLWGSFSDRYGRRPILLFTLLGSVIAYAGLGFANSLWILFIARSLAGIMAGNIATAQAYIADITTPINRARGMGIIGAAFGLGFILGPAIGGLLIGSDADNANFHLPSLFAAGLSLLALLCALMLLPESLNSETKAKIKAYRYRQQRLNLLHLLQRPQFCMLVGIYFLVTFAVAAMDSTLALWSKQQLNWGPQQTSYLFAFMGIVSTIIQGGLIGFLKKHLGEIKLLILGILGLGLGLLLIGFSQSLTLLLVSTTLVAWGISVSQPILNSLISQMTPPEEQGQILGIASSCSALARVGGPTWAGASFMKFGSSTPFLSGSLVVLVALTLSLRVTKNASESKTERVA
- a CDS encoding glycosyltransferase family 4 protein; protein product: MNILMLSSTFPYPPTRGGTQVRTFNLLKYLSQRHTVTLATQREGDVTDAEVAGLRDCVDYLAVFERPPDSGTTGIFNKIQRFGRFLQQGTPPSVLNRYSIEMQTWVDNWVEAGKCDVITCEHSVNEIYVPSHFQKQLKTIVNVHSSVYATCRNQLATGISENSLRDKINLPLLRRYEQSYCAKFSAIVVTTEEDKIQLQELNPNSEITVIPNGVDLVSFPNRTTDPGGHRLIFIGAMDNLANIDAVCFFSNEVLPEIQKLYPDTTFDIVGSHPVPEVLELDQKLGINVIGRVPSMVEYLHQATICVVPMRTGFGIKNKTLEAMAAGVPIVASDRGLEGLAVDVASDSLRALRANKPTEYVTAISQLFDHPHLRSQLSHNGRQLVETEFTWDIAGKSYEQVCLRRE
- a CDS encoding DUF1636 domain-containing protein, which gives rise to MNFYRHMNHQHIIFVCTICGSSHQTKQYVAKSDGELLLEKLQTLYHDWVLQDEFSIQPVECMGVCEQACAIAFVCFNKHTYLFGDLAADAERVEKTATAVLECASQYHAKPDGLLPYAKRPELLRAGAIARIPPMPTELSEGDIANHFP
- a CDS encoding CbtB-domain containing protein — translated: MTVQSSSSVQQQVAGRVLSVPVQSALYVALCSLTLWTIYFTTSPAIHDTTHSLRHHTLMVSCH
- a CDS encoding GlcG/HbpS family heme-binding protein codes for the protein MISFIDDTHLNAHISPIERITMTSDKPSVSLDDARRILAAGEAKARAIGQPMNLAVVDAGGNLVAHIRMDGAWIGSIDISINKAFTARAFDLSTKSLAEDAQPGKQFYGIHASNGGRIMIFAGGIPLQRDEQIVGAIGVSGGSGEQDQAVAEAAVAAF